From the Prunus dulcis chromosome 4, ALMONDv2, whole genome shotgun sequence genome, one window contains:
- the LOC117625752 gene encoding glycogen phosphorylase 1-like — MSMLSSRLFTITDQSKLASSSSTFLFPLFPSHSRSFSQSPRSSILYGRTHVAKPIRAPASQLPSAASSVTVENSESESDPSGTLFVIRARNRIGLLQVITGVFKVLGLHVEKATVEFEGDFFVKRFFVTDSHGAKIADPDSLDRIKKALTDAIEDGGTVSMGPASPTTRGVMVRRPGSGLGMSLGSDSAKAERMFRLMDGFLKNDSISLQQDILRHVEYTVARSRFNFDDFEAYQALAHSVRDRLIERSHDTQLYFKRKDPKRVYFLSFEYLMGRSLSNSVINLGIRDQYADALSQLGFEFEVLAEQEGDAALGNGGLARLSACQMDSMATLDYPAWGYGLRYEYGLFRQVILDGFQHEQPDFWLNFGNPWETERVHVTYPVKFYGVVEEENLNGEKCNVWIPGEVVEAVAYDNPIPGYGTRNTITLRLWAGKPSDQHDMEAYNTGDYINAVVCRQKAENISSVLYPDDRSFQGKELRLKQQYFFVSASIQDIIRRFREAHSNFDEFPEKVALQLNDTHPSLAIAEVMRVLVDKEHLGWNKAWDIACKIFSFTIHAVIAEGLEKIPVDLLGSLLPRHLQIIYEINFKFVEELKKRIGLDYNRLSRMSIIEEGAVKSIRMANLAIVCSHSVNGVSKVHSELLKAKLFKDFYELWPEKFQCKTNGVTQRRWIVVSNPSLCALISKWLGTEAWIRDVDLLTGLRAYAADPDLQQEWMMVKKVNKMRLAEYIEAMSGVKVSLDAMFDVQTKRIHEYKRQLLNILGIIHRYDCIKNMEKSQRSKVVPRVCIIGGKAAPGYEIAKKIIKLCHAVAEKINNDTDVGDLLKLVFIPDYNVSVAELVIPGADLSQHISTAGHEASGTGSMKFLMNGCLLLATEDGSTVEIVEEIGADNLFLFGAKIHEVPKLREEGSPKMPLQCARVIRMVRDGYFGFKDYFESLCDTVDGGKDFYLLGSDFESYLEAQAAADKAFADPNKWTQMSILSTAGSGRFSSDRTIRDYAEKTWGIEPCRFPSDG, encoded by the exons ATGTCGATGCTATCTTCACGGCTTTTCACCATCACTGACCAATCTAAGCTCGCATCTTCATCCTCCACCTTTCTGTTCCCTCTATTTCCCTCACATTCTCGAAGCTTCTCACAGTCACCGCGATCATCGATCCTCTACGGCCGCACTCATGTTGCCAAACCCATACGCGCCCCCGCTAGCCAGCTGCCCTCCGCCGCTTCATCTGTCACCGTCGAGAACTCAGAGTCCGAATCCGACCCGTCCGGCACGCTCTTCGTGATCCGAGCCCGAAACCGCATCGGCCTTCTCCAGGTCATCACCGGCGTCTTCAAAGTCCTCGGCCTCCACGTTGAAAAAGCTACCGTCGAGTTCGAAGGCGACTTCTTCGTCAAAAGATTCTTCGTCACCGATTCTCATGGCGCGAAAATCGCCGACCCGGATAGCCTCGATAGGATCAAGAAGGCCCTGACGGACGCCATCGAAGACGGTGGTACGGTCTCGATGGGTCCCGCTAGTCCCACCACGAGAGGTGTGATGGTCCGCAGGCCCGGGTCGGGTTTGGGCATGAGCTTGGGCTCCGATAGTGCCAAGGCTGAAAGGATGTTCAGGCTAATGGATGggtttttgaaaaatgacTCCATTAGTCTGCAGCAGGATATTCTTCGTCACGTTGAGTACACGGTGGCCAGGTCCCGCTTTAACTTCGATGATTTTGAAGCTTATCag GCCTTGGCGCATAGTGTAAGAGACCGGTTGATTGAACGTTCGCATGACACTCAGCTTTACTTCAAGAGGAAAGACCCTAAGCGCGTATACTTCCTCTCGTTTGAGTATCTTATGG GTCGTTCCTTGTCAAATAGTGTCATCAACCTTGGCATCCGGGATCAATATGCAGATGCTTTAAGCcagcttggttttgagtttgaagttTTGGCAGAGCAA GAAGGAGATGCTGCCCTTGGTAATGGTGGCCTAGCTCGTCTTTCAGCTTGCCAAATGGATTCTATGGCAACTTTGGACTATCCTGCATGGGG TTATGGACTACGTTACGAATATGGATTATTCCGCCAGGTTATACTGGATGGCTTCCAACATGAACAACCCGATTTCTGGTTGAACTTTGGAAATCCTTGGGAAACAGAGCGGGTTCATGTAACGTATCCAGTGAAG TTCTATGGGGTCGTTGAAGAGGAAAATTTGAATGGAGAAAAATGCAATGTTTGGATCCCTGGAGAAGTG GTAGAAGCTGTGGCTTATGATAATCCCATACCTGGTTATGGAACAAGGAATACTATTACTCTCCGTTTATGGGCTGGAAAACCAAGTGATCAACATGATATG GAAGCTTATAATACTGGAGATTACATCAATGCTGTTGTTTGTAGACAGAAAGCAGAAAATATAAGTAGTGTATTGTACCCTGATGACCGTTCGTTTCAG GGGAAGGAACTGCGATTGAAGCAACAATATTTCTTTGTCTCAGCATCCATACAAGACATAATTCGGAGATTTAGAGAGGCTCACAGTAACTTTGATGAATTTCCGGAGAAG GTTGCTCTGCAGCTCAATGATACTCACCCATCTCTTGCGATAGCTGAGGTCATGAGAGTGCTTGTTGATAAAGAGCATTTGGGTTGGAATAAAGCGTGGGACATTGCTTGCAAAATCTTTTCGTTCACAATACACGCAGTAATTGCTGAAGGGTTGGAGAAAATCCCTGTTGATTTACTGGGCAGTCTTCTCCCACGCCATTTACAA ATTATATATGAAATAAACTTTAAGTTTGTGGAAGAGTTGAAGAAGAGGATTGGTTTAGATTACAATCGGCTATCCCGAATGTCAATTATTGAGGAAGGCGCTGTGAAG AGTATCCGAATGGCAAACCTGGCGATTGTATGCTCCCATTCTGTGAATGGTGTTTCCAAAGTACATTCAGAATTGCTAAAAGCAAAATTATTCAAG GACTTCTATGAGCTGTGGCCTGAGAAATTTCAATGCAAGACAAATGGTGTTACCCAG CGCCGCTGGATTGTGGTGAGTAATCCTAGCCTGTGTGCTCTTATCTCAAAATGGCTCGGAACAGAAGCTTGGATTCGTGATGTTGACCTTCTAACTGGCTTGCGAGCATATGCAGCAGATCCTGACCTTCAACAAGAATGGATGATG GTTAAGAAGGTTAACAAAATGAGGCTCGCTGAGTACATTGAAGCGATGAGTGGTGTGAAG GTTAGTTTAGATGCAATGTTTGACGTGCAGACAAAGCGAATACACGAGTACAAAAGACAGCTGCTTAATATACTTGGCATTATCCATCGATATGACTGTATCAAG AACATGGAGAAAAGTCAAAGGAGTAAGGTTGTACCTCGTGTCTGCATTATTGGAGGAAAAGCTGCTCCCGGTTATGAGATTGCCAAGAAGATTATCAAACTTTGTCATGCTGtagcagaaaaaataaataatgacactgatgTCGGAGATCTTCTGAAGTTG GTTTTTATTCCTGATTATAATGTATCTGTTGCTGAATTGGTAATACCTGGGGCTGACCTTTCACAGCATATAAG CACCGCAGGGCATGAGGCCTCTGGAACTGGAAGCATGAAATTTCTTATGAATGGATGTTTACTCTTAGCTACAGAAGATGGCTCTacagttgaaattgttgaagaaATAGGAGCAGACAACCTg TTTTTGTTCGGGGCAAAGATTCATGAAGTTCCCAAATTGCGTGAGGAAGGATCTCCTAAAATGCCACTGCAATGTGCACGTGTTATAAG GATGGTCCGAGATGGCTATTTCGGCTTTAAAGACTATTTTGAATCTCTATGTGATACTGTGGACGGTGGTAAAGACTTCTATTTGCTTGGTTCTGATTTTGAAAGCTATTTAGAGGCTCAG
- the LOC117626800 gene encoding dnaJ homolog subfamily B member 1-like, whose amino-acid sequence MGVDYYKLLQVDKNATDDDLKKAYRKLAMKWHPDKNPTNKKEAEAKFKQISEAYEVLSDPQKRAIYDQYGEEGLKGQVPPPDAGGPGGATYFQTGDGPNVFRFNPRNADDIFAEIFGFSSPMGGMGGGMGGGAGSGMRGTRSFGGLFGDDMFSSFGEGRPMTQAPRKASPIEKRLPCSLEELYRGTTKKMKISREIADASGKTLPVEEILTIEIKPGWKKGTKITFPEKGNEQGNVIPADLVFIIDEKPHSTFTRDGNDLVVTQKISLAEALTGYTVHLTALDGRTLAIPINNVIHPDYEEVVPKEGMPIPKDPSKKGNLRIKFNIKFPSRLNSEQKAGIKKLLAA is encoded by the exons ATGGGTGTGGATTACTACAAGCTTTTGCAGGTTGACAAGAACGCCACAGATGACGATTTGAAGAAAGCTTACAGAAAGCTGGCCATGAAATGGCACCCCGATAAGAACCCCACCAATAAGAAAGAAGCTGAAGCGAAATTCAAACAGATCTCTGAGGCCTATGAG GTTCTGAGTGATCCCCAGAAAAGAGCAATTTATGATCAATATGGAGAAGAAGGCCTAAAAGGCCAGGTGCCGCCACCAGATGCTGGTGGTCCTGGTGGAGCTACCTACTTCCAAACTGGGGATGGTCCAAATGTCTTTAGATTCAACCCCAGAAATGCCGACGACATTTTCGCTGAGATTTTCGGGTTCTCAAGCCCCATGGGTGGAATGGGAGGTGGAATGGGAGGTGGTGCTGGTAGTGGCATGAGGGGTACCAGGTCCTTTGGTGGACTGTTTGGAGATGACATGTTTAGCTCATTTGGAGAAGGCCGGCCCATGACTCAGGCTCCACGAAAAGCTTCACCGATAGAGAAGAGGTTGCCATGTAGCCTTGAGGAGCTCTATAGGGGGACTActaagaagatgaaaatatcAAGGGAAATTGCAGATGCAAGTGG GAAGACCTTGCCAGTGGAGGAAATCCTAACCATAGAAATCAAGCCTGGCTGGAAAAAGGGAACAAAAATCACCTTCCCAGAGAAAGGGAATGAGCAAGGAAACGTAATTCCTGCAGATCTTGTGTTCATAATTGATGAGAAACCACACAGCACATTCACAAGGGATGGCAACGACCTCGTTGTCACACAGAAGATCTCCCTAGCAGAAGCTCTCACGGGCTACACAGTCCATCTGACCGCACTAGATGGAAGGACCCTCGCCATCCCCATCAACAATGTCATTCATCCAGACTATGAGGAGGTTGTCCCTAAAGAGGGTATGCCCATACCTAAAGACCCATCCAAGAAGGGCAACCTTAGaatcaaattcaatatcaagttTCCGAGTAGGTTGAATTCTGAACAGAAAGCCGGAATTAAGAAACTTTTGGCGGCATGA